The window AAACTATGACTGGGGCAGTAAAACGGCCCTGACTAAGTTATATGGGATTTCAAACCCCGATAACTTACCAATGGCTGAACTTTGGATGGGGGCTCATCCAAAAGCAAGCTCCGAAGTTCTCGATACGGAAAAAAATCAAAGTATTCCACTTAATGTCTTAATTGATAGCGATCCTGAAGCTTATTTAGGTCAACATGTTGCACAGACGTATCATCGTTTACCTTATTTATTTAAGGTGTTATGTGCTGCTCAACCGTTGTCTGTTCAGGTGCATCCAAACAAAACTTATGCTGAAGTTGGTTTCGCCAAAGAAAATTCAGCAGGGATCCCTTTAGATTCCCCAATACGTAATTATAAAGATGATAACCACAAACCTGAACTGATCTTCGCATTAACACCTTTTAAAGCGATGAATGCCTTTCGCCCACTAAATGAAATCGCTCAGCTTCTGGATTTTGTTTCTGCTGCCCATCCTGATATTCAGTTATTTGTTCAGGACCCCACTGAAGAAAAATTATCACGTTTATTTGCACAAATTCTTAACCTAATGGGTGAACAAAAAGATTTAGCACTTGGTGTATTAAAAGCAGCATTGAACAGCCGACAAGGTGAACCATGGAACTCAATAAAGCAAATGGTTAGTCTGTATCCTGAAGATAATGGGTTATTTACCCCTCTTCTTCTTAACATCGTTGAATTAGAACCTGGTGAAGCGATGTTTTTATATGCCAGAACGCCACATGCTTATCTAGAAGGTGTCGGGTTAGAGGTTATGGCAAATTCAGATAATGTACTGCGTGCAGGGTTAACAAATAAGCATATAGATATTCCAGAGTTGATTGCGAATATTGACTTTAAGCCTACGTTTGCAAAGGATTTATTGAACACCCCCGAAAAATCTGGAAATATCTGGAAATATAATATTCCAGTAGAAGATTTTGCATTTAATATATATTCTATAAGCCACTCGGAAGTTGTGCTATCTAATAATAGTGCCTCAATTTTGTTCTGCATTGAAGGCCAGTTAGTTCTGCATTCAAGTAATGATGAAATATGCGTTAATTCAGGTGAGTCTGTATTCTTACCTGCTTATGAGAAAAGCATAACCATTAATGGCAGTGGTAAACTAGCCCGAGTATTTAACAAATAGTGTCATATTCTGTATTTAACCGTCTTTATTGCATGAAGATGGTTACTTAAAACTTTTATAAATTTATAAGTACGGCAATAACGTACTGAAAGGATGGATGTTTATAATGAAAAAGTCATTAGTCGCGGTTGGTGTTATTGTTGCTCTAGGTGCAGTGTGGACCGGTGCTTCATGGTATACAGGTTCTAAAGTAAAAGATGAACTTGATAGAGTAATCCTCAAAACCAACGATTTTTTTGCTGTAAATGTGCCTGAGTCGGGTTTGAACTTTAAAGTAGAAAATTATGAAAAAGGCGTATTTTCATCTAAAGCAGATATTGTAATCACCTCTGCAGACTCAGTCTCACCAGACGACTCCATTGTATTCAAAACGAATATTGATCATGGCCCATTCCCATTATCACAAGTTGCTAAGTTTAATTTATTACCTAAATTAGCAGCAACACAAATTGAATTAGCTAATAACGCAACCACAAAAGAATTGTTTGAAGCAACACAAGGTAAACCTTTTGTTCATGGTTCCGCTGTTATTGGCTATAGCAAAAGTATTGATACCAGCTTAGAACTGATCCCTATCGAATATAAGAAAGATGATGTTTCATTATCATTCAGTGGTTCGAAGTTCGATGTATCAACAACCTCTGACCTTGCTGCTGTAGATGCAACTTTAGTGACGGATAATTTAGTTATTGGTAAAAAAGATAACTCTGAATCCATGACTTTAAAAGGTTTAAAATTAGTCTCTAATGTAGAAAAGTCACAATATGGCTTCTACACTGGAACCCAGTCATTTGTTATTGCGGATACAGATTTCAACATCCCTGAAACCAAATTCTCTTTTAAAGATTTCAAAATTTCAAGTGATACCTCTATTACTGGCGAAGATGTAAAAGGAAATATTTCTTATAGCATCGCTGATTTAAAAGCATTAGAGCAAAACTTAGGTTCTGGCGAATTAACTGTTGCTATTGAAAAATTAGATGCTAAAGCATTAGGTAAATTCGTTGAACAATATAATGAAGCTTTAGCGCAAGGTTTAGCTAGCGGAGATCCTACTGAAGCTACAGAGCGTTTAGCAATGGAGATGATGTCTACAACATTACCAGAGCTAATGAAAAGCAAGCCTGTATTTACGGTTAGCCCTTTCTACTGGAAAAATGAAGCTGGCCAAAGCTCAGTTGACCTAAACATCACATTCAATAAATGGAACCAAGACGAAATGACTGCGTTAGCAATGTCTAACAAAGTTGATGAAGC is drawn from Providencia huaxiensis and contains these coding sequences:
- the manA gene encoding mannose-6-phosphate isomerase — protein: MLKMINKVQNYDWGSKTALTKLYGISNPDNLPMAELWMGAHPKASSEVLDTEKNQSIPLNVLIDSDPEAYLGQHVAQTYHRLPYLFKVLCAAQPLSVQVHPNKTYAEVGFAKENSAGIPLDSPIRNYKDDNHKPELIFALTPFKAMNAFRPLNEIAQLLDFVSAAHPDIQLFVQDPTEEKLSRLFAQILNLMGEQKDLALGVLKAALNSRQGEPWNSIKQMVSLYPEDNGLFTPLLLNIVELEPGEAMFLYARTPHAYLEGVGLEVMANSDNVLRAGLTNKHIDIPELIANIDFKPTFAKDLLNTPEKSGNIWKYNIPVEDFAFNIYSISHSEVVLSNNSASILFCIEGQLVLHSSNDEICVNSGESVFLPAYEKSITINGSGKLARVFNK
- a CDS encoding YdgA family protein; translated protein: MKKSLVAVGVIVALGAVWTGASWYTGSKVKDELDRVILKTNDFFAVNVPESGLNFKVENYEKGVFSSKADIVITSADSVSPDDSIVFKTNIDHGPFPLSQVAKFNLLPKLAATQIELANNATTKELFEATQGKPFVHGSAVIGYSKSIDTSLELIPIEYKKDDVSLSFSGSKFDVSTTSDLAAVDATLVTDNLVIGKKDNSESMTLKGLKLVSNVEKSQYGFYTGTQSFVIADTDFNIPETKFSFKDFKISSDTSITGEDVKGNISYSIADLKALEQNLGSGELTVAIEKLDAKALGKFVEQYNEALAQGLASGDPTEATERLAMEMMSTTLPELMKSKPVFTVSPFYWKNEAGQSSVDLNITFNKWNQDEMTALAMSNKVDEAIKQLITSFDFNLKLNKPMMIESMTQAMIIDQGVPVDAEAKKEMKGMITSEFEGVQQMLTSDMFSSPFEEMFMTDEERAEKAKQKKSPWMIDSENDLTMTIKFAGNDLTFNNDKYTLAEFLTKMKMMSSPEDALEYEAVPAPDAEPAPEMEVEPELAPQEAPAN